From Elusimicrobiota bacterium, one genomic window encodes:
- a CDS encoding SAM-dependent chlorinase/fluorinase: protein MVAYDNSLICCPEARLSLLQSGGPIVLLSDFGHHDPYVGVMKGVILSFCPKAVIVDLCHEIPPQDVKTAAFWLRVSVPYFPKGSLFVCVVDPGVGSQRRILCARTARHQFLAPDNGLLSWVKDPLVEIRSVENKKLWLPTVSATFHGRDIFAPVAGRLAAGLKTSRLGPKVANIQRLPFPRPRRDKQGVNGEILIIDRFGNAVTNLSAKDVASSETLSFKGRRLPLRSHYAEAKPKEALALIGSSGYLELSIRNGDFSRARKARPGDQVHARN from the coding sequence ATGGTTGCTTACGATAATTCCCTCATATGTTGTCCGGAAGCCCGCTTATCTCTACTACAATCCGGGGGTCCCATCGTACTGCTGAGTGACTTCGGCCATCACGACCCCTATGTGGGGGTCATGAAGGGCGTCATCCTGTCCTTCTGCCCCAAGGCCGTCATCGTCGACCTCTGCCATGAGATACCACCGCAGGACGTCAAGACGGCAGCCTTCTGGCTGCGCGTGAGCGTGCCGTATTTCCCTAAGGGCAGCCTCTTTGTCTGCGTGGTGGACCCGGGTGTGGGCTCACAGCGCCGCATCCTGTGCGCGCGCACGGCCAGGCACCAGTTCTTGGCTCCGGACAACGGCCTCCTAAGCTGGGTTAAGGACCCCCTTGTCGAGATCCGCTCCGTTGAGAACAAGAAGCTCTGGCTGCCCACAGTCAGCGCAACCTTTCATGGCCGCGACATCTTCGCCCCTGTGGCTGGGAGGCTGGCCGCAGGCTTGAAGACGAGCCGGCTCGGGCCGAAGGTCGCGAACATCCAGCGCTTGCCTTTCCCTCGGCCCCGGCGGGACAAGCAGGGCGTCAACGGCGAAATCCTCATCATCGACCGCTTCGGCAACGCCGTCACGAACCTATCAGCGAAGGATGTGGCCTCATCTGAAACCCTTTCTTTCAAAGGCCGGCGCCTGCCCCTGCGCAGCCACTACGCCGAGGCCAAGCCGAAGGAAGCCCTCGCCCTCATCGGCTCCTCCGGCTACCTGGAGCTTTCCATCCGCAACGGAGATTTCAGCCGCGCCCGCAAGGCCCGGCCAGGAGACCAAGTCCATGCCCGAAACTGA
- a CDS encoding OmpA family protein — protein sequence MRFLAAVMLTILGAAPLGAEDLTGRFAAGGGVGAGVPVGTAWVSQHATIGPLVGGFLRYGVDKNLGLGFSYDNLGFGKGGIRVQPVLVNVYYNFNPGSPLNPNIHLGLGGADVRRNEQGRETTFANKLGVGVDYFVHNNVAVGGFMDYLLGWYKSGASHNTNHELHAMLFGASLSFWFGAGRSSELARAAAPELAPAPAPEIFAPAPVVAAAPAPAPEIPAPAPTPASAPIVVPPAQAEPVSVDLLIHFDPNMSVIKPQYIEKLIQAAELLKANPEARAEIEGYTDNQEGTPESNMVLSQRRADAVRWTMVSRYGAPRDRIQAKGYGRTKPIADNKTRAGRAQNRRVIATFTGI from the coding sequence ATGAGATTCTTGGCCGCCGTGATGCTGACCATCCTTGGCGCCGCGCCTCTGGGTGCCGAGGACCTCACCGGCCGCTTCGCCGCGGGCGGCGGCGTGGGCGCAGGCGTCCCCGTGGGCACGGCCTGGGTGAGCCAGCATGCGACCATCGGGCCTCTCGTGGGCGGCTTCCTGCGCTACGGCGTAGACAAGAACCTGGGCTTGGGCTTCTCCTATGACAACCTGGGCTTTGGCAAGGGCGGCATCAGGGTCCAGCCCGTCCTGGTCAACGTCTACTACAACTTCAACCCCGGATCTCCCTTGAACCCCAATATCCACCTCGGCCTGGGCGGCGCGGACGTCCGCCGCAACGAGCAGGGCCGGGAGACCACCTTCGCCAACAAGCTCGGCGTGGGCGTGGACTATTTCGTGCACAACAACGTCGCGGTCGGCGGCTTCATGGACTATCTCTTGGGCTGGTACAAGTCGGGCGCGAGTCATAACACGAATCATGAGCTCCACGCCATGCTCTTCGGCGCGAGCTTGTCCTTCTGGTTCGGTGCTGGCCGTTCCTCTGAGCTGGCGCGCGCGGCCGCGCCCGAGTTGGCCCCGGCTCCCGCGCCGGAGATCTTCGCTCCGGCTCCGGTCGTCGCGGCCGCGCCGGCTCCCGCGCCCGAGATCCCCGCGCCGGCTCCGACCCCGGCGTCGGCTCCCATCGTCGTGCCTCCGGCCCAGGCTGAGCCGGTCTCCGTAGACCTGCTCATCCACTTCGACCCGAACATGTCCGTGATCAAGCCCCAGTACATCGAGAAGCTGATCCAGGCCGCCGAGCTCCTCAAGGCCAACCCGGAGGCCCGGGCCGAGATCGAAGGGTACACGGACAATCAAGAAGGCACCCCGGAATCCAACATGGTCCTTTCGCAGCGGCGCGCCGACGCTGTGCGTTGGACGATGGTCTCCCGCTACGGCGCGCCCAGGGACCGGATCCAGGCCAAGGGTTACGGCCGGACCAAGCCGATCGCGGACAACAAGACCCGGGCGGGGCGCGCCCAGAACCGGCGCGTCATCGCCACCTTTACCGGGATCTAG
- the purB gene encoding adenylosuccinate lyase: MIERYSRDEMARIWAEDNRLKIMLRVEEAFLEVLAPQKGIPAAELKAFKAATHHGLHEQVVALEAKSGHEVIALLAAVSAQIKDSAPALNRYLHYGLTSSDILDTALALQLREAADLLLKDWEEVAGRLRTLSRAHAQTWMVGRTHGVHAEPISFGVKLAGWHAEALRSMERLRRAREAVSFGKLSGAVGCFTQVGPELELKALGKLGLKPEPVATQVVPRDRHAEHFHALVLSAAAIERFALEIRHLQRTEVLEVEEPFGKGQKGSSAMPHKRNPILCENLCGLSRLIRTYESAVVENIVLWHERDISHSSVERVVLPDAHIALDFMLARFKKVLDGLQVYPERMKENMDRSLGLVFSQTVLLRLVDAGLSREEAYELVQRNALKTWKTREPFLKALEGDAAVTKTLSKKELAACFDLNAYKGAVKELLARGGVT, from the coding sequence ATGATCGAACGGTACTCCCGCGACGAGATGGCGCGCATCTGGGCCGAGGACAACCGGCTCAAGATCATGCTGCGCGTCGAGGAAGCGTTCCTGGAGGTCCTGGCCCCGCAAAAGGGCATCCCGGCGGCCGAGCTCAAGGCTTTCAAGGCCGCGACGCATCACGGGCTCCATGAGCAGGTGGTGGCCCTGGAGGCGAAATCCGGGCATGAGGTGATCGCCTTGCTCGCGGCCGTGAGCGCGCAGATCAAGGATTCGGCCCCGGCCTTGAACCGCTACCTGCACTACGGCCTGACCTCCTCGGACATCTTGGACACGGCCCTGGCCCTGCAGTTGCGGGAAGCCGCTGACCTGCTGCTCAAGGACTGGGAGGAGGTCGCCGGCCGTCTGCGCACTCTGTCGCGCGCGCATGCCCAGACCTGGATGGTGGGCCGCACGCACGGCGTGCACGCGGAACCCATCTCCTTCGGGGTGAAGCTGGCGGGCTGGCACGCGGAGGCCCTGCGCAGCATGGAGCGCCTGCGCCGCGCGCGCGAGGCCGTAAGCTTCGGCAAGCTCTCCGGCGCGGTGGGGTGCTTCACCCAGGTGGGGCCGGAACTGGAGCTCAAGGCCTTGGGCAAGCTGGGGCTAAAGCCCGAGCCGGTGGCGACCCAGGTGGTGCCCCGCGACCGGCACGCGGAGCATTTCCACGCTTTGGTGCTCTCCGCCGCGGCCATCGAGCGCTTCGCCCTCGAGATCCGGCATCTGCAGCGCACCGAGGTCCTGGAGGTCGAGGAGCCTTTCGGCAAGGGGCAGAAAGGCTCCTCGGCCATGCCGCACAAGCGCAACCCGATCCTGTGCGAGAACCTCTGCGGCCTCTCCAGGCTCATCCGCACCTACGAGTCTGCCGTGGTGGAGAACATCGTCTTATGGCATGAGCGCGACATCAGCCATTCCTCGGTCGAGCGCGTGGTTCTGCCGGATGCGCACATCGCGCTGGACTTCATGCTGGCGCGGTTCAAGAAGGTGCTCGACGGGCTGCAGGTCTACCCCGAGCGGATGAAGGAGAACATGGACCGCTCGCTCGGCCTGGTCTTCTCCCAGACGGTCCTGCTGCGGCTGGTGGACGCCGGGCTCTCGCGCGAGGAAGCCTACGAGCTCGTGCAGCGCAACGCGCTGAAGACCTGGAAGACGCGCGAGCCGTTCCTCAAGGCTCTGGAGGGGGACGCGGCGGTCACCAAGACGCTCTCCAAGAAGGAGCTGGCCGCCTGCTTCGACCTCAATGCTTATAAGGGCGCGGTCAAAGAGCTCTTGGCCCGCGGGGGCGTGACGTGA
- a CDS encoding MFS transporter: MSAPVRARLWALLVCQCVLVAGLALSYPFFALYLHRVRGLPMGWVGAALSLMLAGTAVGQVLAGELSDIMGSKRVMEASVASRAAMVALMSWAMAREAPVGALIALHVLAGFCGSFYDSAVRCWIASALPPHERLLGYGKLRVAINLGWALGPACGGVMAEHSYPLLFAASGVACLACLGLVHWTVTSMPRLRPESRFSWRELWSVAADRRFLRLCGYGLLIAAVMAQLTVGLAVHSVRYVGLSEAQVGLLFTLNGALVVLTQTPISRSLRAVRLSAMLTAGCLLYAAGYCWAGFATGFALMAAAMTVVTLGEVTVSPALQTLAANLAPEKLKGRYLGFQGLALQSGAACGPLLGGLGLQVLSPRWSPAPWLIIAALAALAAFGFKRFGKELRPDEDGLHEAGLHSEGLMEVLT; encoded by the coding sequence ATGAGCGCGCCCGTCCGGGCTCGCCTCTGGGCGCTCCTGGTATGCCAATGCGTCCTGGTCGCGGGTCTGGCCCTCTCCTATCCCTTCTTCGCTTTGTACCTGCACCGAGTCCGGGGCCTGCCCATGGGCTGGGTCGGGGCGGCCCTGTCCTTGATGCTGGCGGGCACGGCCGTGGGCCAGGTCCTGGCCGGGGAGCTCTCGGACATCATGGGCTCCAAGCGGGTGATGGAGGCCTCGGTCGCGTCGCGCGCCGCGATGGTGGCACTGATGTCCTGGGCCATGGCCCGGGAGGCTCCCGTAGGCGCCCTCATCGCCCTGCACGTGCTGGCCGGCTTCTGCGGGAGCTTCTATGACTCGGCGGTGCGCTGCTGGATCGCCTCCGCCCTTCCGCCCCACGAAAGGCTGCTCGGCTATGGGAAGCTGCGCGTGGCCATCAATCTGGGCTGGGCTCTGGGCCCGGCCTGTGGAGGGGTGATGGCGGAGCACTCCTATCCCCTGCTCTTCGCGGCTTCCGGCGTAGCCTGCCTGGCCTGCCTGGGCCTGGTGCATTGGACCGTCACCAGCATGCCGCGGCTGCGGCCGGAGAGCCGCTTCTCCTGGCGCGAGCTCTGGAGCGTGGCCGCGGACCGGCGCTTCCTGAGGCTCTGCGGCTACGGCCTGCTCATCGCGGCCGTCATGGCCCAGCTCACCGTCGGCTTGGCCGTGCATTCGGTGCGCTATGTGGGGCTGAGCGAGGCCCAGGTGGGACTGCTCTTCACCCTCAACGGCGCGCTCGTGGTCCTGACCCAGACTCCCATCTCGCGGAGCCTGCGCGCCGTGCGTCTGAGCGCGATGCTGACCGCGGGCTGTCTCCTCTACGCGGCCGGCTATTGCTGGGCGGGCTTCGCGACCGGCTTCGCGCTCATGGCCGCGGCCATGACGGTCGTGACCTTGGGCGAGGTCACGGTCTCGCCCGCGCTGCAGACCCTGGCGGCCAACCTGGCGCCCGAGAAGCTCAAAGGGCGCTATCTCGGATTCCAGGGCTTGGCGCTGCAATCGGGGGCGGCCTGCGGGCCCCTCCTCGGCGGGCTCGGGCTGCAGGTCCTCAGCCCCCGCTGGAGCCCGGCGCCGTGGCTCATCATCGCGGCCTTGGCAGCGCTCGCCGCCTTCGGTTTCAAGAGGTTCGGCAAGGAGCTGCGTCCGGATGAGGACGGCCTGCACGAGGCGGGCCTGCACAGCGAAGGATTGATGGAGGTCTTGACATGA
- the pyrE gene encoding orotate phosphoribosyltransferase, producing MGALNKMDVLGLLQEHGAVVSGHFQLASGLHSPVYVQTALVLQYPHVAQRIAKALAAKFLQDIDVVIAPNMVSVVLAQEVARAKRCRAIFTERIGGMMALRRDFRIERDERVLIVQDVLTTGRLTAEIVVLVQAYGGKVVGVGGVVDRSVKGLALCVPVRTLISYPLQVFAPDSCPQCADGVALTDASRNPAVGPVEGE from the coding sequence ATGGGCGCACTGAACAAGATGGACGTGCTGGGGCTGCTGCAGGAGCACGGCGCGGTGGTGAGCGGTCATTTCCAGCTGGCCTCCGGCCTGCACAGTCCGGTCTACGTGCAGACCGCCTTGGTCCTGCAGTACCCGCACGTGGCCCAGCGCATCGCCAAGGCCCTGGCCGCCAAGTTCCTCCAGGACATCGACGTGGTCATCGCCCCCAACATGGTCTCCGTGGTCCTGGCCCAGGAGGTGGCGCGCGCCAAGAGGTGCCGGGCGATCTTCACGGAGCGCATCGGCGGCATGATGGCCCTGCGCCGCGACTTCCGCATCGAGCGCGACGAGCGCGTCCTGATCGTCCAGGACGTCCTGACCACCGGCCGCCTGACGGCCGAGATCGTGGTCCTGGTCCAGGCCTACGGCGGCAAGGTCGTGGGCGTGGGCGGCGTAGTCGACCGCTCCGTCAAGGGCTTGGCGCTCTGCGTGCCCGTGCGAACCTTGATCTCCTATCCGCTCCAGGTCTTCGCCCCGGATTCGTGCCCGCAGTGCGCAGACGGGGTGGCGCTGACCGACGCGAGCCGGAATCCGGCGGTCGGCCCGGTCGAGGGGGAATGA
- a CDS encoding AsmA family protein, with translation MGRKGKGGFFYYSWKGLGYLVHAVLRGLGLCLLFAVLLAATAYLGLRAAFNEERVRSVFVDQLQDLLHRPVQIDKVLLAPHGVKLKGLRVVERLDMPGQYLLTSETVLVTVKLSALLQRRLELDQVRLVAPSIQLVRDASGNWNLADIFTSTHAARAMPLGRFSLPLSLAAEHTKIDQGLITVEDRLKDSRYRFENVGLAVSRFALDRPFSFAAACDNSSSFRGRTVKNRLAVEGEASLAGLDWGQAYLRAKRVALTVDGLEVRGSGVATGLPPSDLDLAVSLPALGPEEWRRLLGRELDLRLPASRWQLRAAFPAARRLRVRRLRVDAPPFSASAMGLVDFSSATLKAEVSVAQFPLSQAGDAYPPWRRLGLKGILSGYIGVAGPWGRLEVRKGSLKVNRAAGRFRDFSIDGGDVSLVASEGLDDVSLSVAGGEGRFYSHPFSGLSVAASLKKDDLRLDRLALRFLDSRVSLKARVRDLKDPKEVAIQGSVDRVRWEEAQALISEIAAKVSTHTAQAGGIGSPAGTGASANRPRTWLRTFKYAIPRNFPDTVGQITIGSVAHKNFAFNNVDLLWDIRGVSPSLKRVSGDVRVSFGPGRVGDIPAVQASNNFLRIVFLPFIYMHKMNKLSIFSTATAYPKSLDFSRIEGEYGLRQGVVTTRLFYVDSPQMVAFADGVADFGKETVDMNIRTRLTSYSATLPEWWQDEKGRAAIAFRVKGELSLPDLEPRLSKMASDEIEQAVGQARAKAKKRYAALDKLRQL, from the coding sequence ATGGGCCGGAAAGGCAAAGGCGGTTTCTTCTACTATTCCTGGAAGGGCTTGGGTTATCTCGTCCATGCCGTGCTCCGGGGTCTGGGGCTCTGCCTGCTGTTCGCCGTGCTGTTGGCGGCGACCGCCTATCTGGGCCTGCGCGCCGCTTTCAACGAGGAGCGTGTGCGCTCGGTCTTCGTGGACCAGCTGCAGGACCTCCTGCACCGTCCAGTCCAGATCGACAAGGTGCTCCTGGCTCCGCACGGGGTCAAGCTCAAAGGGCTGCGCGTGGTGGAGCGGCTGGACATGCCGGGCCAGTACCTGCTGACCAGCGAGACGGTCCTGGTGACGGTGAAGCTCTCGGCCCTGCTGCAGCGCCGTCTGGAGCTCGACCAAGTCAGGCTGGTCGCGCCCTCGATCCAGCTCGTGCGCGACGCGTCCGGGAATTGGAACCTGGCCGACATCTTCACCTCCACGCACGCCGCGCGGGCCATGCCCCTGGGCCGCTTCTCGCTGCCCCTCTCCTTGGCCGCCGAGCATACCAAGATAGACCAGGGGCTGATCACGGTCGAGGACCGGCTCAAGGACAGCAGATACCGCTTCGAGAACGTCGGCTTGGCGGTCTCCCGGTTCGCCCTGGACCGGCCTTTTTCCTTCGCGGCCGCCTGCGATAATTCCAGCAGCTTCCGCGGCCGCACCGTCAAGAACCGTTTGGCCGTCGAGGGCGAGGCGTCCTTGGCTGGTCTCGATTGGGGCCAGGCTTACCTGCGCGCCAAGCGCGTCGCTCTCACGGTGGACGGCCTCGAGGTCCGCGGCTCGGGCGTCGCCACCGGGCTGCCGCCGTCGGACCTGGACCTGGCGGTGTCTTTGCCGGCCCTCGGGCCCGAGGAGTGGCGGCGGCTCCTGGGGCGGGAGCTGGACTTGAGGCTGCCCGCGAGCCGCTGGCAGCTGCGCGCCGCCTTCCCGGCCGCGAGGCGTCTGCGCGTGCGGCGTTTGCGCGTGGACGCTCCCCCGTTCTCCGCCAGCGCCATGGGCTTGGTGGATTTCAGCTCGGCGACCCTCAAGGCCGAGGTCAGCGTGGCGCAGTTCCCGTTGAGCCAGGCCGGCGACGCCTATCCGCCCTGGCGGCGCCTAGGCCTCAAGGGGATCCTCAGCGGGTACATCGGCGTGGCCGGCCCTTGGGGCCGGCTGGAGGTCCGCAAGGGCAGCCTCAAGGTCAACCGCGCCGCGGGACGCTTCCGGGATTTTTCGATCGACGGGGGGGATGTCTCGCTGGTGGCATCGGAGGGCCTCGATGACGTCTCGCTCTCGGTGGCGGGCGGCGAGGGGCGCTTCTACTCCCATCCTTTCTCGGGACTCTCCGTCGCAGCCAGCCTCAAGAAGGACGACCTGCGGCTGGACCGTCTGGCCCTGCGCTTCCTCGACTCCAGGGTCTCCCTCAAGGCCAGGGTGCGCGACCTCAAGGACCCCAAGGAGGTGGCGATCCAAGGCTCGGTGGATCGGGTGCGCTGGGAGGAGGCCCAGGCTCTGATCAGCGAGATCGCGGCCAAGGTTTCCACGCACACGGCGCAAGCCGGCGGTATCGGAAGCCCCGCCGGCACCGGCGCGTCCGCGAACCGGCCGCGGACCTGGTTGCGCACCTTCAAGTACGCCATCCCCAGGAATTTCCCGGACACGGTCGGGCAGATCACCATCGGCTCCGTGGCGCACAAGAACTTCGCCTTCAACAACGTGGACCTGCTCTGGGACATCCGCGGCGTGTCTCCCTCCCTCAAGCGCGTCAGCGGCGACGTGCGGGTGAGCTTCGGCCCGGGCCGGGTCGGCGACATCCCGGCGGTACAGGCCTCCAATAATTTTCTTAGAATAGTATTCCTCCCGTTCATTTACATGCATAAGATGAACAAGCTTTCCATCTTCAGCACGGCCACGGCTTATCCCAAAAGCCTGGACTTCTCGCGCATCGAAGGGGAGTACGGGCTGCGCCAGGGGGTGGTCACCACTCGCCTGTTCTACGTGGATAGCCCGCAGATGGTCGCCTTTGCGGACGGCGTCGCGGATTTCGGCAAAGAGACTGTGGACATGAACATCAGGACCCGGCTGACCAGCTACAGCGCGACCCTGCCGGAGTGGTGGCAGGACGAGAAGGGCCGGGCGGCCATCGCCTTCCGGGTCAAGGGAGAACTCAGCCTGCCCGATCTGGAGCCGCGCCTGAGCAAGATGGCGAGCGACGAGATCGAGCAGGCCGTGGGACAGGCGCGAGCCAAGGCCAAGAAGCGCTACGCCGCGCTGGACAAGCTCCGGCAATTGTGA
- a CDS encoding response regulator translates to MENEEGRPEPVLSDPKEKLILLVDDDEDVLDILEHVARQEGFRTDRAVDGPEALRKAEALMPDLILLDFMLPGKGGYEVLRELQATGNGGIPIIVITGRNLDENQVAMVRREPNVKEFLIKPMRPAALSALIHSILQTRPPAIDRTARGRPMTGGF, encoded by the coding sequence ATGGAAAACGAGGAAGGCCGGCCCGAACCAGTCCTCAGCGACCCCAAGGAGAAGCTCATACTCCTGGTGGACGACGACGAGGACGTGCTCGACATCCTCGAGCACGTGGCGCGCCAGGAAGGGTTCCGGACCGATCGGGCCGTGGACGGACCGGAGGCCCTGCGCAAGGCCGAGGCCCTCATGCCGGACCTCATCCTGCTGGACTTCATGCTGCCGGGCAAGGGCGGCTACGAGGTGCTCAGGGAACTGCAGGCGACCGGCAACGGCGGCATCCCGATCATCGTCATCACCGGGAGGAATCTGGACGAGAATCAGGTCGCCATGGTCCGCCGGGAGCCGAACGTCAAGGAATTCCTCATCAAGCCCATGCGCCCGGCGGCCCTCTCCGCCCTCATCCACAGCATACTCCAGACCCGCCCTCCGGCCATCGACCGCACCGCCCGCGGGCGCCCCATGACCGGTGGGTTCTGA
- a CDS encoding response regulator: protein MTDGEGLAKSSDKLVMIVDDDESVRDLLEFVVKKEGFRVETAGDGEEGLNKIQALLPDVILLDLMLPRYGGFEVLRQLQSGETARIPILIITGRSTDRTTVEMIRQESNVIDFMEKPLKPVVLAMALHRILKTHPPEFSGAAGGA from the coding sequence ATGACCGATGGGGAAGGCCTAGCCAAGAGTTCCGACAAACTTGTCATGATCGTCGATGACGACGAGAGCGTCCGGGACCTGCTCGAGTTCGTGGTCAAGAAGGAAGGTTTCCGCGTCGAGACGGCGGGCGACGGGGAGGAGGGCCTCAACAAGATCCAGGCCTTGCTGCCGGACGTCATCCTCTTGGACCTCATGCTGCCCCGCTACGGCGGCTTCGAGGTGCTGCGCCAGCTGCAGAGCGGCGAGACCGCGAGGATACCCATCCTCATCATCACCGGCCGTTCCACCGACCGGACCACGGTGGAGATGATACGCCAGGAATCCAACGTCATCGACTTCATGGAGAAGCCTCTCAAGCCCGTGGTCCTGGCCATGGCCCTGCACAGGATTCTCAAGACCCACCCCCCGGAATTCAGCGGCGCCGCCGGCGGAGCTTGA
- a CDS encoding glycosyltransferase family 39 protein, with the protein MSGERRRDILVVAVFTLLIMAPFWAKAYHIDEPFFLDLAGQILRRPWGPLPGGAASDIGATPWPRINNNPPLLLYLLAGALRATGGGELPMRMAFFPLDLVAALSLYLLAARFLARPLWPTLIVLSSPAYLINMNHLMTEKLAAAFGFAALYALVRGCDEDSPGWLVASALLLDAALLSKYLAVFLLPVAAFFLWSRGASARRIAGYCGLALLGLGGFLVRDLATGGAVLRGVGAVSGGAAHSFWSHWSHRTRSFLACAGGCSAGALAWPLLAEPGSRRRTALWAAAAAVAAALFSPWLDLAPGVRFGDRLMGAFFAWGAVCSFAQVLGPGSGRARGGGLWAAWLVSAGAVAFSYWSIMARTVLFLLPPMVFAGAAGLESRLPRRVLARLYGATLAVTLSLALAVAWVDWRYAGAQKAMAAEVAARYLTRGDVVVSSRTNLRLAPPRRPLLSNVLTLRVDCALPLRLISGWGGEGGFYSSISGFLPFTFSREPLEEFVIIEVL; encoded by the coding sequence ATGTCCGGCGAGCGCAGGCGCGACATCCTCGTCGTGGCGGTCTTTACATTGCTCATCATGGCGCCGTTCTGGGCCAAGGCCTATCACATCGATGAACCGTTCTTCCTGGACTTGGCGGGGCAGATCCTGCGCCGGCCTTGGGGGCCGCTGCCCGGGGGAGCCGCCAGCGACATCGGCGCCACCCCTTGGCCCCGGATCAATAACAATCCACCGCTGCTGCTCTACCTCCTGGCCGGGGCGCTTCGTGCGACGGGCGGCGGCGAACTGCCCATGCGCATGGCTTTCTTCCCGCTGGACCTGGTCGCGGCCCTGTCGCTCTATCTGCTGGCGGCGCGCTTCCTGGCCAGGCCCCTATGGCCCACGCTCATCGTGCTGTCTTCTCCCGCCTATCTCATCAACATGAATCATCTCATGACCGAGAAGCTGGCCGCGGCTTTCGGGTTCGCCGCGCTCTACGCCTTGGTGCGCGGATGCGACGAGGATAGTCCCGGCTGGCTGGTGGCCTCGGCCTTGCTCTTGGACGCGGCCCTCCTGTCCAAATACCTCGCGGTCTTCCTGCTGCCGGTCGCCGCCTTCTTCCTTTGGAGCCGGGGCGCGTCCGCGCGCCGCATCGCCGGCTACTGCGGTCTGGCGCTGCTGGGGTTGGGCGGCTTCCTGGTCCGCGACCTGGCCACCGGCGGCGCGGTCCTGCGCGGGGTCGGCGCCGTCTCCGGCGGGGCGGCGCACTCCTTCTGGTCCCACTGGTCTCATCGGACCCGGTCTTTTTTGGCCTGCGCCGGGGGCTGCTCCGCTGGCGCGCTGGCCTGGCCGCTCCTGGCCGAGCCGGGCTCGCGGCGCCGGACCGCGCTATGGGCCGCGGCTGCGGCTGTGGCCGCGGCGTTGTTCTCGCCGTGGCTCGATCTGGCGCCCGGGGTGAGGTTCGGTGACCGGCTCATGGGCGCGTTCTTCGCGTGGGGCGCGGTGTGCTCCTTCGCGCAGGTCTTGGGCCCCGGCTCCGGGCGCGCGCGGGGGGGGGGCCTCTGGGCGGCCTGGCTGGTTTCGGCGGGCGCCGTGGCCTTCTCGTATTGGAGCATCATGGCGAGGACCGTCTTGTTCCTCCTGCCGCCGATGGTCTTCGCCGGGGCGGCCGGTCTTGAGTCGCGCCTGCCCCGGCGAGTCCTGGCGCGGCTCTATGGCGCCACCCTCGCCGTGACGCTTTCCCTGGCCCTGGCTGTGGCCTGGGTCGATTGGCGGTATGCGGGGGCGCAGAAAGCCATGGCCGCAGAGGTCGCCGCGCGCTACCTGACGCGCGGGGACGTCGTGGTGTCCTCCCGCACCAACCTCCGTCTGGCGCCGCCGCGCCGGCCGCTCTTGAGCAATGTCCTCACCTTGAGGGTGGACTGCGCCTTGCCCCTGCGCCTGATCAGCGGCTGGGGGGGCGAGGGCGGGTTCTACTCCAGCATCTCCGGGTTCCTGCCTTTCACCTTCAGCCGGGAACCCCTGGAGGAGTTCGTCATCATCGAGGTCCTCTGA
- a CDS encoding Lrp/AsnC ligand binding domain-containing protein translates to MKAFVLCKLAPGKEQKAIQSIRAVPGVTDVFMVFGGWDCILSADADTMDKLCGLVVSKVRGVEGVDATETLVTTNL, encoded by the coding sequence ATGAAAGCATTCGTTCTCTGCAAGCTGGCGCCGGGCAAGGAGCAGAAGGCCATCCAGAGCATCCGGGCCGTGCCCGGGGTGACGGACGTGTTCATGGTCTTCGGCGGCTGGGACTGCATCCTCTCCGCCGACGCGGACACCATGGACAAGCTCTGCGGCCTGGTGGTGAGCAAGGTGCGGGGAGTCGAGGGCGTAGACGCCACCGAGACCTTGGTCACGACCAATCTCTAG